In Burkholderiaceae bacterium DAT-1, the genomic stretch GTGCAGGACGTCAAAGCGCGCGCAGTAGGTGAAGAGGTATTGGGTAGCCTCACGCCGGGTCAGGCGGTCATTGGTGTGGTGCATGATGAGCTGAAGAAGCTCATGGGTAATCACAATGACGCACTGAATCTTGCAGCCGTTCCACCTGCTGTGGTGTTAATGGCTGGTCTGCAAGGGGCGGGTAAAACGACAACCACCGGCAAACTGGCCAAGCGACTGAAAGAGCAGGAGCGCAAAAAAGTACTGGTGGTCAGTGCCGACGTTTATCGTCCGGCTGCTATTGAGCAGTTGAAAATGCTTGCTGCTCAGGTTGAGGTTGAGCTTTTCCCGTCGGAAGCGACGCAAAAGCCGGTTGATATTGCGCTGGCAGCACTTGACTACGCCAAGCGCCATTTCTTTGATGTGCTGATTGTGGATACGGCCGGTCGTCTGGCGATTGATGAAGCCATGATGGCGGAAATCAAGGCGCTTCATGCGGCAGTCAATCCTGTCGAAACCCTGTTTGTGGTCGATGCCATGCAGGGTCAGGATGCGGTCAATACAGCGCGAGCCTTTAGTGAGGCACTGCCGCTGACCGGTGTGATTCTGACCAAACTGGATGGTGATGCACGTGGTGGCGCGGCGCTCAGCGTGCGCCATGTCACCGGCAAGCCGATCAAGTTTGTGGGTGTGGGCGAAAAGGTCGGCGGCCTTGAGCCTTTCCATCCCGAGCGGATGGCGTCACGTATTCTGGGGATGGGCGATGTCCTGTCGCTGATCGAGGAGGTCCAGAAGGGCGTCGATGCTGAAGAGGCGCAGAAGCTCGCCCAGAAAATGAAGTCCGGCAAGGGCTTCGATCTGGAGGATTTCAAGTCGCAGATTCAGCAGATGAAGCGCATGGGCGGTATGGGTGGTTTGATCGACAAGCTGCCGGGTATGGGGCAGATGAGTCAGGCCATGCAGGGGCCCGAGGCTGATAAGGCCATGCGTCGGATTGAAGGGATTATTAATTCGATGACGCCTGATGAGCGCCGCAAGCCGGAACTGATCAAGGCAAGTCGTAAGCGTCGCATTGCTGCGGGGTCCGGTGTAACGGTTCAGGAGGTGAATCGCCTGCTGAAGCAGTTCGAAGACATGCAGAAAATGATGAAACAATTCAGTGGCAAGAACATGTTCAAGCTGATGAAGGGTATGCGCGGCATGATGCCGGGCATGTAAAATCAATCGTTTCGATCAGGGTGATGTGCGCATCTATTTGATTGGCTTGCAAGTATTGCTTGCAATGCAGTTTGATAGTCTTGTAAAATCGTCGCCTTTTCGCGTAACAGCATTCATAAATAGGAAACACCATAATGGTCGTGATTCGTCTTGCTCGCGGCGGTGCCAAGGATCGTCCGTTCTACAACGTCGTCGTTACCGACAAGCGCAGCCGTCGTGATGGTCGCTTCATCGAGCGCGTTGGCTTCTTCAACCCGCAAGCCAAGGAAGGCACCGAAGGCCTGCGTCTGGCTATGGACCGCGTGAACTACTGGATTGGCACTGGCGCTCAAGTTGCAGACAGCGTCAAGAAGCTGCTGAAGCAACAAGCTGCCTAATCAGACTCAGGTTGAATGACCTTGGTTGATAAAGTAGGACAAGGCGCAGGTACATTCCCCGACGATTTAGTCGATATGGGGTATGTGTCCGGCGTCTTTGGCGTTCGTGGCTGGGTAAAAGTTGTTGCGGATACGCAATACGCCGACAGTCTGCTGGACTATGAAGTCTGGTGGCTGGGGCGCGATGGCGACTACAAGCCGTATACGGTAGTAGACAGCAACATCCAGCCTAAGAACCTGAATGCCCAGTTGGAAGGCATTAACGATCGTGATGTGGCATTTGCACTGAAAGGCTGCAAGGTTGCTGTTCCACGTTCTCTGATGCCCGTTCCTGAAGAAGGTGAATACTACTGGTCGGATCTGATGGGTCTGCAGGTGGTGAATCTTCAGGGTGAATCCATGGGTACTGTTGATCATCTGTTGTCTACTGGTGCAAATGATGTACTGGTTGTCAGGGATGAAAAGCAGGAGCGACTGATTCCGTTTGTGAAGTCGGTTGTCACTCAGGTGGAACTGGAATCCCGGACGATTCGGGTGGACTGGGGCCTCGATTACTGATCTTGGTTGTTGGCGCGGGTGAAGGCCGGTGCTGGCAAGTGAAGCAGAGTGAAAGCGGTATTCAGTGCGATTCGACGTCGTTACCCTGTTTCCGGAAATGTTCGATGCGTTGACGCGTAATGGCGTGACCCGTCGGGCACTGGAACAGGGCATTTTTGCATTTGGTACGCAGAATCCGCGTGATTTTGTGACCAATAATTATCGAACGGTAGATGATCGCCCCTACGGTGGCGGGCCTGGCATGGTCATGCTGCCCGAGCCACTTGAGGATGCAATCGAAGCTGCACGTGCAACTCAGCGTGAAGCGGGTGTGGCGCGTAGCACCGTGGTGTATATGTCCCCTCAGGGCGCACCACTGACTCACGCGATTGCGCAGCGATTATCAAAAGCAGCGGGTGTGATTCTGCTGGCCGGTCGATACGAAGGTGTGGATGAGCGGCTGATCCAGCGTCAGGTCGATGAGGAAATCTCGATTGGCGACTATGTACTGTCGGGTGGCGAATTGCCCGCGATGGTACTGATGGATGCAGTGCTCAGGCTGTTGCCCGGTGTGCTGAACACGGCGGCATCGGCTGAGGAGGACAGTTTTGCGGATGGCTTGCTGGATTGTCCGCATTACACTCGCCCAGAGATATACCGCGGCATGGCGGTGCCGGATGTCTTGATGTCCGGTAATCATGCCTTGATCAGGCGCTGGCGTTTGAAGCAGTCGCTGGGGCGGACGTGGTTGCGTCGGCCCGAGTTGATTGCGGATCGTCAGCTGACAAAAGAGGAAGCTCGGCTTCTGGCAGAATTTCAGGCTGAATACGCCCAAGCTGACCAGAAGGAACAAGCTTCACAACTGGAGTTGTAACCATGAATCTGATTCAGATCCTGGAAAATGAAGAAATCGCCCGTCTGGGTAAGACTGTTCCTGACTTCTGCGTGGGTGACACTGTTGTCGTCCAAGTGAAGGTGAAGGAAGGTAACCGTGAGCGTCTGCAGGCTTACGAAGGTGTCGTGATCGCCAAGCGTAACCGCGGTCTGAACAGCTCCTTCATCGTCCGCAAGATTTCTTCCGGCGAAGGCGTTGAGCGTACATTCCAGACTTACTCCCCGCTCGTTGCTTCGATCGAAATCAAGCGACGCGGTGATGTTCGTCGCGCCAAGCTGTACTACCTCCGCGAGCGTTCGGGCAAGTCCGCACGTATCAAGGAAAAGCTGCCGCAACGCAAGGCTACTGTGGCTGCTGCCAAGTAAGCTTGCTTTTCGGCATGAAAAGGACACCCTCGGGTGTCCTTTTTTATTGTGCCAGACGTAGCGTACTATTTCACGGCACCATCGAATCCACGCATGAAATAGCGCTGCGTCAGTAAAAAGACGATCAGCACTGGAATGACTGTTAGGACGGCGCCTGCGGCAACTACCCTTGTCTTGAAGCTGAATGTACCGGATAGGTACAACACGCCGACGCTAATGGGAAATGCTTCAGGTGAAGAGAGTACGATGGATGGCCAGATGTACTGATTCCACGATGCTACTAGCGTCAGAATGGTTAATGCACCCAGAGCGGGCTTGGCAAGGGGGAGCATGACATGCCAGAAAATCTGCCATTCATTTGCACCATCCATGCGTGCTGCTTTTACCAGATCATGAGGGACAGTTTCAAACGCCTGCTTCATTAGAAAGATGCCGACGGCACCCGCCAATCCCGGCAGAACCACACCCGCCAGTGTGTCATTTAAATTCAAGCGAGCGACGGTGATGAAATTCACCAGAAAGTTCATCTCCGAAGGCAGAATCATGGTGGCAACGATTGCCCCGAATATAAAGTTTCTGCCTGGAAAGCGCATACGTGCAAGTGGGTAGGCAGCCAGACTGCAGACGAGAAGCGTACCAGTCACGGTTAATCCTGATATCAGGATCGAATTCCAATAAAAGCCACCCACGTTTATGCTGCTGAATACTTCTCGAAAATTATCAAGGCCCGGATCGGTTGGCCATATTGGTGGTGGCATGCTGTTGATGTCTCCACCCTGTGAAAACGCTGTCACGACTGTCCACCAGAATGGATAGATGGTGACGAGTGCAACGGCAGAGAGGACAAGGTAGTGCAGTGCGCGGTGAATGGTTCGGCGAAGATTTCGGTGTGCGCGAGAGAGAATCATGCATGACTCTCCCTGGGTTGCAGGTAGCGGAAATTGAGCCATGCGAGCACGATGCAAAATACGGACATGACTAAACTGGCTGCGAGCGCACGACCAAAGTTGAGCGACTTAATTCCGAATTGATAGCTGTAGTACAGCGCGGTATAGGTGGACTCGAACGGACCGCCCTGCGTCATGATCTGTATTTCTTCAAAAGCCTTGAGCGCAGCCAGCATCGACATCAATGAACAGAGCAGGATGGTTGGCATGAGCAATGGGAGCGTCAGGTGCCTGAATCGTTGCCAGACACTGGCTCCATCCAGCATGGCGGCCTGATGGATGTCTGCAGGTATCGATTGCAGTCCGGCTAAGTAGAGCACCATATACCATCCGAATCCTCGCCAAATGGTCACGAACATGACGGATAGTAGTGCAATACGATCATCAGATAGCCAGCCCACTGGCTGGTTAATGACATGCAACCAGTTGAGCAGCGTGTTCAGCAGACCCGTGTCGGCATACATGAAGTTCCAAATCACACCCACCACGGACACAGTAGTGACGACCGGAAGATAGAATGCAGCGCGGTACCATCGCATGCCCGGTAGTTGGTTGTTGACCAGTACGGCAGCCAAGATGGCAGGTAACTGAATGAGTGGAACAACCAGCAAATAGAGCGCAGAATTTTTCATGGCAGACCAGAACAGCTCGTCTGCAAATAGGTCGCGGAAATTATCTAGACCTACCCAGCGTGGTGCATCAAGCAGATTGTATTCCGTGAAAGCCAGGTAGCTTCCAAACAATACGGGCCAAAACGAAAAGGCCGCGAGCAAAATCAATGCCGGTGTCAGAAAGGCCCATGCGATTAGTGTCTGCTTGCGCATGTTATCTTCCGGTGGCGAGCTTGCGATTCCAAAAGGCGGCCGCTTCATCTAATGCAGCTTGTGGTTCTTTCCGGCCTGTCACGGCTTGTTCTACTGCTCCGGATAAGCGTGCGGACAGCGACTCACTGTCTTTGATGCCACCCATGAACTGCGTGCGAACCTTGTCCAGATTACGCGCTGCCACGGCAATTGCTTTGCGCATCGGATCTGCATTCGCTGGAATAGCCGAAAAGGATGCATCCTCAACGGCTTTGCGTGCAGTCGGGAGTGTCCCTGACTGCTTGGCGAAAAGCAGTTGGTTTTCGGCATTTGTCAGCCAGGAGGCAAATCGTCCAGCTTCCGGTAAAAGTGCAGCGTCAACATTTCGTGCAATCGCGAAACTAAGCATCCAGCCGCCAGGAATCACCCCAGTGGGGCCTGCTGGCGCAGCTGCGACCTCTGTGACCTTATAGACGGTTGGTGCATCGTCTCGTATGCGAGCTAGGGAGGTGGGTGATGTGACCAGCATCGCGATTTGGCCACGTGCGTAAGCATCCAGCTGTTTTTGAAAGTTGTCGCGTGGAAACAGATTGTCTCTTGATAGCGCGCCGGTTTGCCAGGCCGCAGCAAGCTTACGTACCAGGATGACATGAGCAGGTGAATTGAAGACTGCCTTGCCATCTTTCACGATGGGCAATCCTTGCTCCAGGAAAAATCCTTCGATTTTGGTGGGGCCCAGGGCAGGCGCAATGCCTGCTACACCCGTCCTGGCTTTAATTTGGTTGGCGTAACTTAAGACCTCGTCCAGATTGCGGGGGGGCTTCTGAATATCTAGACCTGCTTTGCGGAACAATTCGCCATTGAATACTGTGATGTTGGCTGCATTGTAATAGGGAAAGCCATAGACTTTTCCGTCAATACTGATGTCTGCCTGTGCGCCCGGGAGGTACTGGGTTTTGTCCATCAGGGCATCTACGGGCTGTAAAAGGCCGGCACGCTGATAATCCCAGGTCCATGGTACGTTTAAATTGATCAGCGCTGGCGGGTGACCCGATGCAACAGCTGCGGTGAATTTTGTCTGGATGGCGTCCCAGGGGTAGTCAGTCCATACGACTTCAACATTGGGGTGTTGCGCGTTGTAGGTGCTTACCAGTGATTTGAAGTAGCCATCAAATTTGGGTGACAAGCTCATTGTCCAAACATCGATACGCTGTTTTGCGGCTTCGACCGCTTGCGACAAGCTTAGCGATAGGGCGATAAACAGGACGCGGAGGAGGGCTGCGTGTGTCATGGCGCGTGTCCGGCAGGTGAGGGCGGATATTCGAATCAAAAAATATGCCCGTCAGGTAGGCGGGCATCATCTGCAATCAGACTTTACCGAGTGAGCGTTACTTTGTTCAGATGTCGCGGCTCGTCCGGGTTGTAGCCACGTGCTCTGGCAACAGCTTCAATCAGCGGATAGAAGGCCGATACCGCGCAAATCGGGTCAAGATCCGGATGCGGGGCAACTGGCAAGGTGAGATCACGTGATGGCACATCTGCTGGGGCGGCCAGCAGTACACGCGCACCGCGGCCACGCATGTCATCAGCCAGATGAATCAGGCCTGCCTGTGCCGGTCCACGAGGTGCAAAAATCAGTAGAGGATAACCGTCATCTACCAGTGCCATCGGGCCGTGCTTGATTTCTGCGCCTGAGAACGCTTCGGCCTGAATGGTGGATGTTTCCTTGCACTTCAGTGCGGCTTCAAGTGCGACTGCCAAGCCCGGTCCGCGGCCCGCGATCATGATACGCTCGGCTTTGCTCAGCGGTTCGATCGCTGCAGTCCAATCTGAGTGAACTGCTTGTTCGACGGCACCCGGCAAATCTGCAAGCGCTGCGAGTAATTCGGGATCGTTCTGCCAGTGTGCAACAAGGCGTGCGCCAGCAGATAGCGAGGTAATGTAGCTTTTGGTGGCTGCGACCGCTTTTTCCGGGCCAGCTTCCAGGCCTAATGTCCACTCTGCCGCTTCACCGAGCGGGGAGTCGGTCACGTTGACGAGTGCGACCGTAGTTGCGCCACCCTTGCGGAAACGGCTGATGGGTTCTACAACGTCTGGGCTGCGGCCGGATTGGGACACGGCTACCGCCAATGCACCCTTGACATCCAATGGCGCATCGTAGAGTGTAACCAGGGACATTGGCAGCGATGTGGCCAACTTACCGAGTCGTGCCATGGTCAGGTATGCCAGATAACTGGATGCATGGTCAGAGCTACCGCGCGCAACGGTGACCAGCGCTGTGGGCGGTGTAAGACGCAGAGCTGCGCCCAGTTCGGCGAAGCGAGCGTTCTGTGCTGCTGCCTGGCGTGCAATCGCTTCGGATGCCTCAAATGCTTCAAGGCGCATCAATGTGTTCAAGCCGTTCTCCTTCAATCCACACTTCCTTGATGCGCAAATTGCGATCAAGTACAACCATGTCCGCCCACGCGCCTGCGCACAATCTGCCGCGTTCAGCCAAGCCGAGATAATCAGCGGCATAGGTGGACAGACGACGTGAGGCGTCATCTATTTCCAGGCCAATTGACACGAGATTGCGCAATGCTTCATCCATTGTCAGTGTTGAGCCTGCCAGCGTGCCATCGGGTAGGCGCACGCCACCCAAGCACTTGGTCACGGTATGACTGCCAAGCTTGTACTGGCCATCGGGCATCCCTGCTGCTGCGGTGGAGTCCGTCACGCAATACAGCTTTGGAATAGCACGCAGGGCAGTATGAATGGCGCCCGGATGTACATGCAGCAAGTCGGGAATCAGCTCTGCAAATTCTGCATGTGCCAGTGCCGCACCGGTAATGCCGGGTTCGCGGTGATGCAGGCCAGTCATGGCGTTGAACAGATGGGTGAAGCTGGTTGCACCAAGTTTCATGGCGGCAACGCCGTCTTCGTAGCTGCCCAGCGTATGGCCAAGCTGGATTCGAATGCCGCGGTGAGCGAGATAACGGATCAGATCCTGATGCCCCTTGATTTCCGGGGCCATGGTCAATGTGCGGATGGGTGCAATGGCATTGAATGCCTCGATTTCCTCGAGCATGCCATCGCGAGCAAAATTGGGCTGTGCGCCAAGTTTGCCGGGATTGATAAACGGTCCTTCGAGGTGTACGCCCAGAACGCGCGACGTGCCTGAAGGGCGCGTTGTCATTACCTGACCAATACCCTCCAGTGCGAGCTCAATGTCCGAGCGCGGAGCCGTCATTGTCGTGGCGAGCAGACTGGTTGTGCCGTGGCGCGCATGCTGGCGGGCAATCGTTTGCAGGGCATCACCGCCCTCCATGACATCGCGACCGCCACCGCCATGTACGTGCAGGTCGATGAAGCCCGGCAGAATGTAACAGTCGGCTTCCCCTGCAGTCGTACCCGGCGAGCCCTCGATTGCGCTGATGCGATCGGTAAAATGTACCGAGCCTGCATACCAGCCATCGGGGGTCAGCACGTTTCCGGACAGTGTGTTCATGAGCGTGAAGGTTTCTTTCAGCGTCGCAGTTCTGCGACGAAATCGTAATAATCGTTACGGCACCAAGAGTAGGTGAGCTCGACGGGTAGACCGCTTTCGAGATAACCCACACGGGTAATGATCAGAAGGGCTGTGCCGGTCGCCACATCCAGTAACTTGGCAATTTCATCGCTGGCGTTGACGGCCTTGATGTGCTGCAGTGCGCGAACGACGGGCGTTTGGTTGCTGTCGAGATACTTATACAAGGAGTCTTCAATTTTGCGCGGATCGGGTAGATAGCTCACGGGCAAAGTTGAGACTTCATATGCCATGGCGACACCATCGGCGGTACGCAGGCGCTTCAGTCGCGCCACTGGCGACGCGGGCGACAGACCCAGACGCAAGACTTCTTCTTGCGTGGCATGGCCGAGTTCTCGACTGAGCCATGTGGACGCAGGGTTAAAGCCGCGATTGCGGATTTCCTCGGAGAAGCTCACCAGACGGGACAACGGTTGCACCAGCTTCGGCGCAATATAGGTACCCGAGCCTTGACGACGGACAATTAAGCCTTGTTCGAAGAGCACATCGATTGCTTTTCGGGCGGTGACGCGTGAGATGCCGAGTAGCTCGCAGAGCGTGCGCTCGGACGGAAGTGCTTCGTCTGCTTGCCATGTGCCTGCGGTAATGGCTGCTGATAGCTTGTTTGCCATCTGCATATACAGTGGTGTGTTACTGTCCGCATCTGGCTTCAGTGCCAGAAGGGCATCAAGTCGACCCTTATTCACTCAGGGCTCCTTCAACAAGAAAGATAGCGCCATCGACGGAATCGCCGAGTGGTGCGCGTGTTCTGGTTTGAAGGTCTGGCGGGAGCCAGCGATCCAGCGCCCGGCCAAGTCCTCCGCATAACGCCAGCGGAAGCTGCTGCTCGGGATCGAGTGCCTGTGCAATTTGGGCGAGTTCGATGCCTGCGAGTGTGAGCAATTGGGCTGCTGCCGGATCGGTATCGGCAAATTGCAATACCAGTGGCGCAAGGGAGGCAAATCGGGTCTGGCTCGCACTACCTAACCAGTTAAATACCGCTTCTATATTCCCGCCCATTTCCGCAATGACGGCCTGACTAAGTGCATCATGCGGCACCCTGCCGTCAAGCGCTTTTTGAGCCAGCGATGCCGCGCGTAGGCCAAGCCAGGCACCAGACCCTTCATCTCCGCTTGGAAATCCCCAGCCGGAGACGCACTTGTGTGAGCGATTATTAAACCAGGCTTCGCCGACAACGCCCGTGCCCACGGCGATAATGGCGCCTGGCTGACCGCTGTGTGCGCCCATGAGCGTGGTAAACCCGTCGGTTTCGAGACGCACGGCAGCAAAGTTAGGGGCGGACTCGGTAAACTCTCGTGCCCATGCTGGATTGTGTACGCCTGCCAGACCAAGGCCAATGCGGCAACTAGACCAATCTGGTACACTGGTTCCGCTTTGCGAGAAGGCCGCGCGAATGCTATCTAGAATGGCGCACCAGGCATTGTTAATTCCCAGACCGAGTCCGGATGGGCCACCTTGAGCGCGGGCTTCAAAGCCGTCGGCTCCACGGATTAATACACGTGTGCCAGTGCCGCCGCCGTCGACGCCAATAAGATATCCGGAATGTTGTGTTTTGCTCATATCTGGGTATGCTGATAGTGGTTTTGATACCAATCTAAGACAATACAAATATGATACCACTATGGCATTGTGTCAAGCGGTGGTATTGGAAATTTGCAATTTGCGTGGGCAATTGCAACGCTTGTTGTAGGTGAGCGACAAGCGTTTGCTGCATATCGAGACGGATCAGTGGCTTGTCAAATTCGGATCAATCCCAATTTGTTTGTCAATCTATCAAAAATTTGTGTGCTGCTATGTCGGATATGCGCTGGAAACCGAATGCTACCGTGGCTGCGGTCATTGAGTTCAATGGGCGATTCTTGCTTGTGGAAGAAATGACGGATGATGGGCTGCGTTTCAATCAACCTGCCGGTCATATCGACTTTGGCGAGTCAATTGCAGATGCGTGCGCGCGTGAGGCATTCGAGGAAACAGGGTTCCGCTTTATGCCGGAACATCTGGTGGGTATTTATCAATGGTCGCCGGTGGGACAGGGGCAGCTTACCTATTTGCGTTTTGCGTTTTCCGGGCAGTTGCAGTCGTGTGCGCTGCTGCCGGGTGTCGATGTCATCAATGCCGCTGGTATGCTAAGTGCCGGCGATGTACATCTATCGGGTAAAATGCAGTCCGCACCGTTGGATGAAGGTATTGTGCGTGCGGTGTGGATGACAAGAGACGAAGCGTTTGCGTGTCGCGAACGTCACCGCAGCCCGCTCATCATGCAATGCATTGATGACTGGATTGCCGGGCGACGTTTTTCCTTGGATCTGATCCGTCATTATCCCTTGAGCACGCTGGCAGCTTGATTGCCTGTCGGATTGTGTCGTTAGAATTGTTCGTTTGAAAGAAGTCATGAGTAAAGCCCCCCGCATTGTGGTTGGTTTGTCCGGTGGTGTGGATTCGTCCGCGACAGCCTGGCTGTTGAAACAGCAAGGCTATGACGTGATCGGCGTATTTATGCAGAACTGGGAAGACGATAACAATGACGAGTATTGCTCAATCAAGGAAGACTCGCGTGATGCGATCGCGGTCGCCGATGTGGTCGGGATTGATATCGAACTTGTGAACTTTGCAGCTCAGTACAAGGATCGCGTATTCAGTTATTTTCTGAGCGAGTATCAGGCTGGGCGTACGCCGAATCCGGATGTGCTCTGCAATGCCGAAATCAAGTTCAAGGCCTTTCTGGATTACGCCATCGAGTTGGGTGCAGAAAAGATCGCGACCGGCCATTATGCGGATACCGATATCGACGCCAATGGCAAAACGCGCCTGTTGCGCGGTGCGGATGCAGCTAAGGACCAGAGCTATTTCCTGTACCGCCTGAACCAGTCGCAGATTTCCCGCGCCATGTTTCCGCTGGGCAAGCTGGAAAAGACTGAGGTTCGCCGTATTGCCGAGTCGGCAGGTCTGCATAATTATGCCAAAAAGGACTCGACCGGTATTTGCTTCATTGGCGAGCGCCCGTTCCGCGACTTCCTCAATCGCTACCTGCCCCGTCAGCCGGGCGTGATGAAGACACCAG encodes the following:
- a CDS encoding NUDIX hydrolase, producing MSDMRWKPNATVAAVIEFNGRFLLVEEMTDDGLRFNQPAGHIDFGESIADACAREAFEETGFRFMPEHLVGIYQWSPVGQGQLTYLRFAFSGQLQSCALLPGVDVINAAGMLSAGDVHLSGKMQSAPLDEGIVRAVWMTRDEAFACRERHRSPLIMQCIDDWIAGRRFSLDLIRHYPLSTLAA
- the mnmA gene encoding tRNA 2-thiouridine(34) synthase MnmA; protein product: MSKAPRIVVGLSGGVDSSATAWLLKQQGYDVIGVFMQNWEDDNNDEYCSIKEDSRDAIAVADVVGIDIELVNFAAQYKDRVFSYFLSEYQAGRTPNPDVLCNAEIKFKAFLDYAIELGAEKIATGHYADTDIDANGKTRLLRGADAAKDQSYFLYRLNQSQISRAMFPLGKLEKTEVRRIAESAGLHNYAKKDSTGICFIGERPFRDFLNRYLPRQPGVMKTPEGKQVGEHMGLMYYTIGQRQGLGIGGPGEPWFVAGKDLQRNELIVVQGHNHPALLYPELRAGQLSWVADEPPALGRYTAKTRYRQQDAACEIVSIADGEMHVVFDEPQWAVTPGQSVVIYDGAACLGGGIIL